The following are encoded in a window of Streptomyces sp. SAT1 genomic DNA:
- a CDS encoding ABC transporter ATP-binding protein, translating into MTEGAAVTTTSAVRIQGLWKRFGQQVAVAGIDLDLPAGRFIGLVGPNGAGKTTTLSMVTGLLRPDQGTVEVVGHDVWRDPVAVKARIGVLPEGLRLFERLSGRELLSYSGLLRGLPGAEVERRATQLLDVLDLAGAQHKLVVDYSTGMRKKIGLAAALLHNPEVLFLDEPFEGVDPVSAQTIRGVLERYTASGATVVFSSHVMELVESLCDWVAVLAAGRIRAHGPLAEVRGDAPTLQQAFLELVGARGRDAGSDLDWLGGGTR; encoded by the coding sequence CTGACGGAGGGAGCAGCAGTGACGACTACGAGCGCCGTACGGATCCAGGGGCTGTGGAAGCGGTTCGGACAGCAGGTCGCGGTGGCCGGGATCGATCTGGACCTGCCGGCCGGCCGGTTCATCGGCCTGGTCGGGCCGAACGGAGCCGGGAAGACCACCACCCTGTCCATGGTGACCGGCCTGCTCCGCCCCGACCAGGGCACCGTGGAGGTCGTCGGCCACGACGTGTGGCGCGACCCGGTCGCCGTGAAGGCCCGGATCGGCGTCCTGCCCGAGGGACTGCGGCTCTTCGAACGCCTCTCGGGCCGCGAACTCCTCTCCTACTCCGGCCTGCTGCGCGGACTGCCCGGCGCCGAGGTGGAGCGGCGGGCCACCCAACTGCTCGACGTGCTCGACCTGGCCGGCGCCCAGCACAAACTGGTCGTCGACTACTCGACCGGCATGCGCAAGAAGATCGGACTGGCCGCCGCGCTGCTGCACAACCCCGAAGTGCTCTTCCTGGACGAGCCGTTCGAGGGCGTCGACCCGGTCTCCGCGCAGACCATCCGGGGCGTCCTGGAGCGGTACACCGCCTCCGGCGCCACCGTCGTCTTCTCCTCCCACGTCATGGAACTCGTCGAGTCCCTGTGCGACTGGGTCGCCGTGCTCGCCGCGGGCCGCATCCGCGCGCACGGCCCGCTCGCCGAGGTGCGCGGCGACGCGCCCACCCTCCAGCAGGCCTTCCTCGAACTCGTCGGCGCGCGGGGGCGGGACGCCGGGTCCGACCTCGACTGGCTGGGCGGCGGCACCCGATGA